The Rhododendron vialii isolate Sample 1 chromosome 5a, ASM3025357v1 genome contains a region encoding:
- the LOC131325937 gene encoding profilin-2 yields MSWQTYVDEHLMCDIDGLGLHLTAASIIGLDGSVWAQSASFPQFKPDEITGIITDFAEPGHLAPTGLHLGGVKYMVIQGEPGAVIRGKKGSGGITIKKTGQALVFGIYEEPVTPGQCNMVVERLGDYLIDQGL; encoded by the exons atgtcgTGGCAAACTTACGTGGACGAGCACTTGATGTGTGATATCGACGGCCTTGGCCTACACCTCACCGCCGCCTCCATCATCGGCCTCGACGGTAGCGTCTGGGCTCAGAGCGCCTCCTTCCCTCAg TTTAAGCCCGATGAGATCACCGGTATCATCACTGATTTTGCTGAACCAGGCCACCTTGCCCCTACAGGGTTACACCTGGGCGGCGTAAAGTACATGGTCATCCAAGGAGAGCCTGGAGCTGTAATCCGTGGAAAGAAG GGATCAGGAGGCATCACTATAAAGAAGACAGGGCAAGCTCTGGTCTTTGGAATCTATGAGGAACCAGTAACCCCTGGACAGTGCAACATGGTTGTCGAGAGGTTGGGTGATTACCTCATTGATCAAGGCCTCTAA